The DNA sequence CGTTATCAGTCCAGTATTTTTGCATTAACTCTGTATCTTCAAAAGTTGGGTCTCCATTACCAAAGTTATATATACCCTTGGAGCGATCGATAATATCTTCAAAAGGTACTTTAAACCATTCCCGTTTAGAGACAATTTGACACATTTCCTCTTTATTTTCGGGCTTATCACACCACTGTTGAGCTTCCAACACAGCCATTAATAGGGCTTTAGCGGCTTTAGGATTAGCGTCAACCCAATCTTTGCGCATACCAAAGGCTTTTTCAGGATGGTCTTTCCAAAGTTGCCCTGTGGTAATTGCTTGATAACCTACTCCCTGATTGACGGTTTGTAAAGGCCAAGGCTCACCCACACAGAATGATTCCATTGCATTAACTTTAACGTTTGCTACCATTTGAGCAGGAGGTACAACAATAGTGGAAAACTCTTTACCCGGTTCTAATCCACCTGCGGCTAACCAGTAACGAATCCAGCAGTCATGAGTTCCTCCGGGGAATGTCATTGCTACTTTTGGATCAGTTACTTTGGCAAATGCTTCTTTGAGAGGGGATGTATCTAAACCAACTTTAAGATCTTTATAGTTATTTCCCAACATGATACCCTGACCATTGACGTTTAACCGTGCCAAAATATACATTGGAGTGGGTTTACCATCAGTTACAGTTCCCATACTAATTAAGTAGGGCATGGGGGTTAAAATATGGGCTCCATCTATACCGCCACTAGCTGAACCTAAAACTAAGTTATCACGGGTTGTTCCCCAAGAAGCCTGTTTAATTACTTCGACATCAGGCATCCCGTATTTTGCATAAAAACCCTTTTCTTTAGCGATAATTAAGGGGGCGGCATCAGTGAGGGCGATAAAGCCTAATTTTGCTCCAGTTACTTCGGGTGCATCTTCTGGAGAAATAACGGGGGTGTTTTCAGGAGTGGTATTTTCAGTGGTGGTTTGATTTCCCCCTCCTTGGGCACAACCGTGTAAAATTGCAGTGGTTAGGGCTGTTGCCCCTGTGGTGAAGATAAATTTACGTCGGGATAGTTTGGACATGAACTATAAATTTCTAAGTAATTTAAACATTTCTTAAGTTTGATGTACATAAATTTAAAACTTTATTTTTTCTTTATTTTGTATGTTTAGTCACATTTTCTTGAAAATTTGCAGTAAATGAATTTTATTTATTCTAAATCTGCATATTGATGAAAAATAATGGTTAATCACTAACAATTTTGATTTTTCCTTGGCAGGATAATTCCTCTTCATTAAGGATTAAATTGCTAATAGCAACATCATTTCCTAGATCTACTTCAAATTCTTTAATAACTACTATTTCTGGGAATAAAATGCTGTTAATTTCAATGGGATTAAAAAGTAAAGTATGGTCATTTTTCAAGGTTAAACCAGTGGTAATATTTATATCTGATAATTCTTCTTTTTGATTTTTTATTTGTCCTTTTATAATCACTTTTTCTGTATATAAACTAATATTTTGCCAATAAAAGCTATATTTTTCTAAGATTGATACTGGATTGTTTATTTCTTTATAATCTAATAGTAAAGCTAATAAATCTATTAATCCTTGGGTTAGCAATTTTGAAGCTAATGATTTTTGAATATCTTTTTTCTTTAGTTTAATTTCTCCTTCTGCAAAAATAGGATGTAATAATTTTAATGGTTTTCCTCTTAATATGCCTCCTAAATTAACTGCTATTTCTTCAGTTTTTACTTGGGCATGATTAATATAAATTCCCTGATAGTTGGCTTTTTCTGCTGATAGAAAAACTCGCTCTATTTTTCCTCTTAAAATTTGTCTATCTCCTGCATGAATTTCTATGTTTAATGTTTCAATTTCTTGCAGTTGCGATCGCACCCATAGTTTAATAGCAGGGGTAAGGATGTGAGAAATAATCTCTGATTTATGTTTTACCATCAGCTTTCAGGATATAGTTATTAAATTTTTGGTTTGAGCTTTGAATTTTATCATTGATTAATTGATAATTGAAACTAGCAGGGTGAATTAATCACAACAAACTAATTGTTGATGAAGAATAACTAAAAACAAACAAGGGATTGAGACTTTTTAGTCTAATTAAAATAAGCCAATTATGGAAAGAGTACAAAAAATTTTAAGGGAATGGGGTATTGCTTCTCGTCGAGAAGGGGAAAAAATGATTTTAGAAGGGCGGGTAAAAGTTAATGGTGTCACGGTGAAATTAG is a window from the Cyanobacterium sp. Dongsha4 genome containing:
- a CDS encoding CmpA/NrtA family ABC transporter substrate-binding protein, which encodes MSKLSRRKFIFTTGATALTTAILHGCAQGGGNQTTTENTTPENTPVISPEDAPEVTGAKLGFIALTDAAPLIIAKEKGFYAKYGMPDVEVIKQASWGTTRDNLVLGSASGGIDGAHILTPMPYLISMGTVTDGKPTPMYILARLNVNGQGIMLGNNYKDLKVGLDTSPLKEAFAKVTDPKVAMTFPGGTHDCWIRYWLAAGGLEPGKEFSTIVVPPAQMVANVKVNAMESFCVGEPWPLQTVNQGVGYQAITTGQLWKDHPEKAFGMRKDWVDANPKAAKALLMAVLEAQQWCDKPENKEEMCQIVSKREWFKVPFEDIIDRSKGIYNFGNGDPTFEDTELMQKYWTDNASYPYKSHDLWFLTENIRWGYIPASTDTKKIVDEVNREDLWREAATALGVPESEIPSSPSRGVETFFDGVTFDPENPQAYLDSLKIKAIKA
- a CDS encoding DUF2993 domain-containing protein, translated to MVKHKSEIISHILTPAIKLWVRSQLQEIETLNIEIHAGDRQILRGKIERVFLSAEKANYQGIYINHAQVKTEEIAVNLGGILRGKPLKLLHPIFAEGEIKLKKKDIQKSLASKLLTQGLIDLLALLLDYKEINNPVSILEKYSFYWQNISLYTEKVIIKGQIKNQKEELSDINITTGLTLKNDHTLLFNPIEINSILFPEIVVIKEFEVDLGNDVAISNLILNEEELSCQGKIKIVSD